In the Campylobacter showae genome, one interval contains:
- the rsfS gene encoding ribosome silencing factor — protein MQERIERIIKILDAKKAEAIEAIDMSGREYIAKCVIIATTMGERHAYSLTDDLKEGLKDEGEQFLGIESSGDWVVIDLGDILIHLMSAQYRTKYNIEEFLSKLKEAKA, from the coding sequence ATGCAAGAAAGAATCGAACGAATCATCAAAATCCTAGACGCCAAAAAGGCCGAAGCCATCGAAGCTATTGACATGAGCGGGCGCGAATACATCGCAAAATGCGTCATCATCGCCACCACGATGGGCGAGCGCCACGCCTACTCGCTAACCGACGACCTAAAAGAGGGACTAAAGGACGAAGGCGAGCAGTTTTTAGGCATCGAAAGCTCCGGCGACTGGGTCGTAATCGATCTTGGCGACATACTCATCCACCTCATGAGCGCGCAGTACCGCACCAAATACAACATCGAAGAGTTTTTAAGCAAGCTAAAAGAGGCAAAAGCATAA
- a CDS encoding PQQ-binding-like beta-propeller repeat protein, translated as MPALYIDMANATLSNDNELIVAGEQCDDHILMDSEGERLGGIGAQSSYPHFCLFSADDTQLITNSCHFYNGVTIGVDRALLKRGLEVGFYDPDSGDEQNFTLIDDAMRVYAGVATRDFYILGDAYGYIKAVGKDGRKIWRHYLGGTIKSMALSEDGGVLFVGTYGGRLHKLRLGAGQDSHTIGNGNHKEEFRLIAYEDKIYRW; from the coding sequence ATGCCCGCACTCTACATCGATATGGCCAATGCGACCCTCTCAAACGACAACGAGCTCATCGTTGCTGGCGAGCAGTGCGACGACCACATCCTGATGGATAGCGAGGGCGAGCGGCTGGGCGGCATCGGCGCGCAGAGCTCGTATCCGCACTTTTGTCTCTTTAGCGCGGACGATACGCAGCTCATCACGAACTCCTGCCACTTTTACAACGGCGTTACGATCGGCGTGGATAGGGCGCTGCTAAAGCGCGGGCTGGAGGTCGGCTTTTACGATCCAGACAGCGGCGACGAGCAAAATTTCACGTTGATCGACGATGCGATGAGGGTTTACGCGGGCGTGGCGACGCGGGACTTTTACATCCTCGGCGACGCATACGGCTACATCAAAGCAGTCGGCAAGGACGGGCGTAAAATTTGGCGCCACTATCTGGGCGGCACGATAAAGTCTATGGCGCTAAGCGAGGACGGGGGCGTGCTGTTTGTGGGTACATACGGCGGCAGGCTGCATAAACTACGCCTCGGCGCGGGCCAAGACAGCCATACGATCGGCAACGGCAACCACAAAGAGGAATTTAGGCTGATCGCTTACGAGGATAAAATTTATCGGTGGTAG
- a CDS encoding aldo/keto reductase, with protein sequence MKRREFIKGAATCAVGLATGVNLFAERTIETSAANLTDGVDLSGAKNLGEKLAAMTPYLTLNNRILMPIIGLSADKFDGSKDQNALETALGLGYRLIDTEGDKEEVAATAFAASDLERGQLFIQSSVGAQNADKNGMIKSFERSLKKLNTDYVDLLLLRVGASDASSAWRVLQRLYREGLAAAIGICDRLGEFGIENLAKIAQGSEVKPAVYQTPARSYLRHFVTRGKLTDHGVQVQLRYEPGEELKEAAIAQIGEKYSKTRTQIILRWLVQHGVCVIVNAGSKERLLENIDIFGFELADEDAAQIAKLWRS encoded by the coding sequence ATGAAAAGAAGAGAGTTCATAAAGGGCGCGGCGACTTGCGCGGTGGGGCTTGCTACGGGAGTAAATTTGTTTGCCGAGCGTACTATCGAGACTAGTGCGGCAAATTTGACGGACGGCGTAGATCTAAGCGGTGCAAAAAACCTCGGCGAGAAGCTTGCCGCCATGACGCCGTATCTCACGCTAAATAATAGAATTTTGATGCCGATCATCGGGCTTAGCGCAGATAAATTTGACGGCTCAAAGGATCAAAACGCGCTGGAGACGGCCCTCGGGCTAGGCTACCGCCTGATCGATACGGAGGGTGACAAGGAGGAGGTCGCGGCTACTGCATTTGCGGCTAGCGACTTAGAGCGCGGTCAGCTGTTTATCCAAAGCTCGGTGGGCGCTCAAAATGCGGACAAAAACGGCATGATAAAAAGCTTTGAACGTTCGCTAAAAAAATTAAATACCGACTACGTCGATCTACTTTTGCTGCGCGTGGGGGCGAGCGATGCTAGCTCTGCGTGGCGCGTTTTGCAGAGGCTTTACCGCGAGGGACTTGCGGCTGCGATCGGCATCTGCGACCGTCTCGGAGAATTCGGGATCGAAAATTTAGCCAAAATCGCGCAAGGTAGCGAGGTTAAGCCCGCTGTTTATCAGACGCCTGCGCGCTCCTATCTGCGGCATTTTGTTACGCGAGGCAAGCTTACCGACCATGGCGTGCAGGTGCAGCTACGATATGAGCCTGGCGAGGAGCTAAAAGAGGCTGCGATTGCGCAAATTGGCGAAAAATACAGCAAAACGAGGACGCAAATTATCTTGCGCTGGCTCGTGCAGCACGGTGTCTGCGTTATAGTAAACGCCGGCAGCAAAGAGCGTTTGCTTGAAAATATAGATATTTTCGGCTTTGAGCTAGCGGACGAGGACGCCGCGCAGATAGCAAAACTCTGGCGGAGTTAG
- a CDS encoding neutral zinc metallopeptidase, with protein MKWQDSRRSDNVEDRRQNSVNSMGSLGALIPIIRFLLGSNIGRVVLVIGAVAYFMGFNPLALLEGGGTGGQRAALDSPQEKEKVAFVSAVLAQTEDVWSRVFKAGGAQYKEPSLVLFRDAVSSACGTASSQTGPFYCPVDKKVYLDLSFFDELEAKYKAAGDFAQAYVIAHEVGHHVQNLLGTLGKINELKSRTKSPVEQNALQVKVELQADCYAGVWAHYMGRYKVLEDGDIEEALNAASAIGDDALQKKYQGRVTPDSFTHGSSKQRMTWFKKGFEGGQPSSCTFEI; from the coding sequence ATGAAATGGCAAGACAGCAGACGAAGCGACAACGTCGAGGATAGGCGGCAAAACAGCGTAAACAGCATGGGCTCGCTGGGCGCGCTCATACCGATTATCAGATTTTTACTGGGCTCAAACATCGGCCGCGTGGTTTTGGTTATTGGCGCAGTGGCGTATTTTATGGGCTTTAATCCTCTCGCGCTGCTTGAGGGCGGCGGTACCGGCGGTCAAAGAGCGGCGCTAGATAGCCCGCAGGAGAAAGAAAAAGTCGCCTTCGTTTCAGCCGTGCTGGCGCAGACCGAGGACGTGTGGAGCAGGGTGTTTAAGGCGGGCGGCGCGCAGTACAAGGAGCCTAGTCTGGTGCTTTTTAGAGACGCAGTCTCTAGCGCGTGCGGCACGGCGAGCTCTCAGACGGGGCCTTTTTACTGCCCCGTGGACAAAAAAGTCTATCTCGATCTTAGCTTTTTTGACGAGCTAGAAGCCAAATACAAGGCTGCCGGCGACTTCGCGCAGGCCTACGTGATCGCCCACGAGGTCGGACATCACGTGCAAAATTTACTAGGCACGCTCGGTAAAATAAACGAGCTAAAATCGCGCACGAAAAGCCCGGTAGAGCAAAACGCGCTGCAAGTCAAGGTCGAGCTGCAGGCTGACTGCTATGCGGGCGTTTGGGCGCACTACATGGGGCGCTACAAGGTGCTAGAAGACGGCGACATCGAGGAGGCGCTGAACGCCGCGAGCGCGATAGGCGACGACGCGCTACAGAAAAAATACCAAGGTCGCGTGACGCCGGACTCGTTCACGCACGGCTCGTCAAAGCAGCGTATGACGTGGTTTAAAAAGGGTTTTGAAGGCGGACAGCCAAGCTCGTGCACGTTTGAGATCTAA
- a CDS encoding VanZ family protein, translated as MKLSKISAAFFFIFLIAIEYLALTPAQIKLIENSWDKANHFIAFAALYVTLHFGFSGLNLGAKVAILLAYGIQIEVAQSFVPNRYFSLLDVVADGIGIVFGILLVKILNGFKARF; from the coding sequence ATGAAACTTTCTAAAATTTCCGCTGCGTTTTTCTTTATATTTTTGATAGCCATAGAGTATCTCGCCCTCACGCCCGCGCAGATAAAACTCATCGAAAACAGCTGGGATAAAGCAAATCATTTCATTGCATTCGCCGCGCTTTACGTTACTTTGCATTTTGGCTTTTCTGGGTTAAATTTGGGCGCAAAGGTCGCTATTTTGCTAGCTTACGGTATCCAGATAGAAGTAGCGCAGTCGTTTGTGCCAAATCGCTATTTTAGCTTGCTCGACGTCGTCGCAGACGGTATCGGTATAGTTTTTGGTATCTTACTGGTGAAAATTTTGAACGGATTTAAGGCTAGATTTTAA
- the argS gene encoding arginine--tRNA ligase: protein MKKSVINEIKGAASFDFALEKPKDKGLAHYAMPTFSLAKQLKKSPVAIAAELVSKFENSEVFEATALNGYINFKLKPAFLDKFASASLANPSEFAKGGAASGEKILLEYVSANPTGPLHIGHVRGAVFGDTLARVGLHIGENIATEYYINDAGNQIELLGTSISLWARENLFGENVAYPEKFYRGDYIEPIAKEALEKFGKEIFYDESRNLELAEFGKDRVLVLIKQNLADAQIFIENWASEKSYYDKLPLTLERLKNEGGIYESEGKIWLKSSEVGDEKDRVIVREDGRGTYLAGDVVYHDDKFRRGFDRCINIWGADHHGYIARMKAALHLLGYDENRLEIILSQMVSLLKDGEAYKMSKRAGNVVLMGDVVEEIGYEALRFMFLSKRCDTHLEFDVDELKREDSSNPVFYINYAHARINQIFAKAGKNVADVAGVKFANLNEDGKNLLFEALALNDVLVDSFNTRAVNKICDYLKSLAANFHKFYNENRVVGSENEDELLKLFAVVALSIKTALGLMGIAAKDKM, encoded by the coding sequence TTGAAAAAAAGCGTAATAAACGAGATAAAAGGCGCCGCAAGCTTTGACTTTGCGCTGGAAAAGCCAAAAGATAAGGGCTTGGCGCACTACGCGATGCCTACTTTTAGCCTAGCGAAACAGCTCAAAAAATCCCCCGTAGCCATCGCAGCCGAGCTAGTGTCTAAATTTGAAAATAGCGAAGTTTTTGAGGCTACGGCGCTAAACGGATATATAAATTTTAAACTAAAGCCCGCATTTTTGGATAAATTTGCTTCAGCTAGCCTCGCAAATCCGAGCGAGTTTGCAAAAGGCGGCGCAGCTAGCGGCGAGAAAATTTTGCTCGAGTACGTCAGCGCAAATCCGACCGGTCCGCTTCACATCGGGCACGTTAGGGGCGCGGTTTTCGGCGATACGTTAGCTCGCGTCGGGCTTCACATTGGCGAAAATATCGCGACTGAATACTACATCAACGACGCAGGTAATCAAATCGAGCTTCTAGGCACGTCCATTTCGCTTTGGGCGCGCGAAAATTTATTTGGCGAAAACGTGGCGTATCCGGAGAAATTTTACCGCGGCGACTACATCGAGCCTATCGCAAAAGAAGCGCTAGAGAAATTCGGCAAAGAGATATTTTACGACGAGAGTCGAAATCTCGAGCTGGCCGAATTCGGCAAGGATAGAGTGCTTGTTTTGATCAAGCAAAATTTAGCCGATGCGCAAATTTTCATCGAGAACTGGGCTAGCGAGAAGAGCTATTATGACAAGCTTCCGCTCACGCTAGAACGCTTAAAAAACGAGGGCGGCATCTATGAGAGCGAGGGTAAAATCTGGCTAAAATCAAGCGAAGTAGGCGACGAAAAAGACCGCGTCATCGTGCGCGAAGACGGCCGCGGCACGTATCTGGCCGGCGACGTGGTATATCACGACGATAAATTTAGGCGCGGATTTGATCGCTGCATCAACATCTGGGGCGCCGATCATCACGGCTATATCGCGCGCATGAAGGCCGCGCTGCATCTGCTTGGATACGACGAAAATCGCCTCGAGATTATACTTTCTCAGATGGTGAGCCTGCTAAAAGACGGCGAAGCCTACAAGATGAGCAAGCGCGCTGGCAACGTCGTGCTGATGGGCGACGTGGTCGAGGAGATCGGCTATGAGGCGCTTAGATTTATGTTTCTTAGCAAGCGCTGCGACACGCACCTGGAGTTTGACGTGGACGAGCTAAAGCGCGAGGATAGCTCAAACCCGGTATTTTACATCAACTACGCGCACGCAAGGATTAATCAAATTTTCGCAAAAGCTGGCAAGAATGTCGCCGATGTCGCTGGAGTGAAATTTGCAAATTTGAACGAAGACGGCAAAAATTTGTTATTTGAGGCGCTTGCGCTAAACGATGTTTTAGTCGATAGTTTTAACACGCGCGCGGTAAATAAAATTTGCGACTATCTAAAGAGCCTGGCTGCGAATTTTCATAAATTTTACAACGAAAATCGCGTCGTAGGCAGCGAAAACGAGGACGAGCTTTTAAAGCTTTTCGCCGTCGTCGCGCTCTCTATCAAAACGGCTCTAGGGCTAATGGGCATAGCCGCAAAAGACAAGATGTAG
- a CDS encoding twin-arginine translocase TatA/TatE family subunit, producing the protein MGPSVQQLLIILLIVVLLFGAKKIPELAKGLGKGIKSFKSEMEDDKKAENVEKVEEKKEETATAAKTEDTAKNA; encoded by the coding sequence ATGGGTCCAAGCGTCCAACAATTGCTTATTATTTTACTTATCGTGGTCTTGCTTTTTGGAGCGAAAAAGATCCCCGAGCTCGCAAAAGGACTAGGTAAGGGAATAAAGAGCTTCAAATCGGAAATGGAAGACGATAAAAAAGCCGAGAACGTAGAAAAAGTAGAAGAGAAAAAAGAAGAAACCGCAACCGCCGCAAAGACTGAAGATACGGCCAAAAACGCGTAA